The genomic interval agtcaacctcatcaggctgcgtactggccacaacaggctcaatgctcacatgaaccgaaagttcaagctggcgccatcaccaacctgtgcctgcggtcaagaggaccaaacagcggaacacatcttacagcgatgtcccttactagatgaggaacgaaaagaagtgtggccgtcaccaactcccttgcagaccaaactatacggcagtcgacaggagttggagaaaacgacaacatttatcaccagtgctggactgattgtgtaacctctgcgaacgccaagaagaagaagaagaagtcagtGTTACACCTGTTCttgataccggcacggttggcctagtggtaaggcgtccgccctgagatcgggaggtcgtgggttcgaaccccggccgggtcatacctaagactttaaaattggcaatctagtggctgctccgcctggcgtctggcattatggggttagtgctaggactggttggtccggtgtcagaataatgtgactgggtgagacatgaagcctgtgctgcgacttctgtcttgtgtgtggcgcacgttaaatgtcaaagcagcaccgccctgatatggcccttcgtggtcggctgggcgttaagcaaacaaacaaacaaacctgttcTTGATGTTCCTTTCCTGTCCTCCTTGcttcctgttgttgttgttgttgttgttgttgttgttgttgttgttgttgttgttgttgttgttgttgttgtcgccgCTGCTACTACTTATACTTTTCTTTGTCAAGTTCTTGGATTCTCCTGTTCCATTGTGGCctgatttgtgttgttgttgttgttgttgttgttgttgttgttgttgttgtcgttgtcgcaGCTGCTACTACTTATACTTTTCTTTGTCAAGTTCTTGGATTCTCCTGTTCCATTGTGGCctgatttgtgttgttgttgttgttgttgttgttgttgttgttgttgttgttgttgtcgccgCTGCTACTACTTATACTTTTCTTTGTCAAGTTCTTGGATTCTCCTGTTCCATTGTGGCctgatttgtgttgttgttgttgttgttgttgttgttgttgttgttgttgttgttgttgctggcactgttcttgtttttagttttttccAATCTCCTTGGTTCTTTTCATGGTTGAAACGGTTGCAGTAGAAGTGCATCCAATGCTTTGTTTAATTACTACTCGTTTTACATTtactcaagttttgactaaatgttttaacatagagggggaatcgagacgagggtcgtggtgtatgtgtgtgtgtgtgtgtgtgtgtgtctgtgcgtgtgtgtgtgtagagcgattcagaccaaactactggaccggtctttataaaatttgacatgagagttcctgggaatgatatcccgggacgtttttttctttttttcgataaatacttttgatgacgtcatatccggctttttgtaaaatttgaggcggcactgtcacaccctcatttttcaatcaaattgattgaaaatttggccaagcaatcttcgacgaaggccggacttcggtattgcatttcagcttggtgacttaaaaactaattaatcttcttcttcgtcgttcactaaaaaaaaaaataaaaataaataaaaataaaaaattaattaatgactttggtcattaaaaatctgaaaattgtaatgcattttttttaatataaaacgatccaaatttacgttcatcttattcttcagcatttcctgattccaaaaacatataaatatgttatatttggattaaaaacaagctctaaaaattaaaaatataaaacttctgatcaaaattaaatttcccaaatcgatttaaaaacaatttcatcttattccttgtcggttcctgattccaaaaacatatagatatgatatgtttcgattaaaaacacgctcagaaagttcaaacgaagagaggtacagaaaagcgtgctatgcagcacagcgaaaccactaccgcgctgaacaggctcgtcagtttcactccgttatgcacaagcggcggactacggtcattgtgagaaaaaaatgcagtgcgttcagtttcattctgtgagttccacagcttgactaaatgtagtaatttcgccttacgcgacttgttgttttcttctatTGTGTCTATTCTTTTCATTAGTCCTTGTTGttttcatcgtcgtcgttgttgttattgtcgttgatgttgttgtttttgctgctgctgctgttgttgttgttgttgtttttgtttttgttgttcttgttgttcttgttgttcttgttcttgttgttgtgttgttattgtcgtTGTCGACgtcgttgttgttattgtcGTCAGCgtcgttgttgttattattgttgttgttgttggcggtgGTGGTCAGGTGGTGGTCAGGTGGTTTTGTTGTTAATGTTTAGTTTAGTTATTCCATGCCCTTTTTCTCAGTTACACTGTCTTGCTTTTGTTCATGTAGTTTCTTGCACACCATCACCccgccgccccctccccccacacacatttttcttttctacAGTTTCCACGTGTATTCTCTGTCAGAAATAATTCATAAGCAGGTAGGTGATGGAAGGGGAGGGGGTtccagtgtctgtgtgtttagaatattcataaggccaaaaaaaaaataggtctgtttacggtaacccgaccgaccctagtttttttcgcgcgaccctagacttttttttggcatttggggaaagaaaaaaaaatcgtgtTTTTTGGGCataataacgtaaaaatatggtttttgggggggggaaaaaaaaaaaatcccgacctaccgaccctatttttttggcctatgttaccgtaaacagacctttttttgtgCCTAAGTTTACTCCAAACCTCCCTATCACTACACGTAAGATCCGTGTCAGCTACTGCCACATACCTTGCAAAATCTATATATAATTACTTACCTGTTCTACTAATGTGCAAGGTAGGAGATATGAATGATTCTAAATTTACCACTGGACCGGATCCAAACGATTATAACTAAAGCGCCAGTATATCACTTGAATATCCTGCTGCTGTGATATTTAATGCGTGATTTAGTAGTTTGCATAGCTGTAGTAGATAACAAACGACACATGTATTTAGACCCTTAACTGCTGTAATGAGGAAGATAAAGGTTATAGGTCAAACAACTTTTCACGCTTGATCTGTCTCCAtctgtttttcatttttgttttgttttttgtgtttttgttagttCTTTGGTTTTCATCTTTAGATTTCAATTTCACGCTCAAATTATCACAAAACAAAAGCTGGATATCTTTTTCACATTTAATATGATAAGTCCCCCTACTTTAGTTGCATGGTTAATTGGAATGGTAAGGAAGAGGGTTACGAGTGACCTGTAACAGGGTAAGACCAGTGCAGAAATCAGCAAAGAATTGAAAAACATAATACTTTGCCGTCTTATCCAGCACAATTCACAGCTGTTGACGTCACTCAGCATCTCCATTGAAATGTAAGGATTcacctctccctcccttcttcccccccccccacccccacccccaccccctccaccaaATGCTTGATTAGAGTAAGGACGTATAAGGGTAAAATTAAAGAtaaatattataaaaaaaaagagttggAACTTTTTGCTGAATTGATTTGTCATCTTGGCACtggtgtcagttacaaaattaattcaacgACAAAATTCCGACTCCGCACAGGAACTAACCAGACCGTTGGATGTAGTTATGTGTTCaacgtcgaacgctgaagaagaagaagaagaagaagaagaagaaggtatgaACACTGGTTGACTCAGAaagcacaaaaaacaagtctggcggcggaacgaagttgaggggtggatgttgcagtgagtgctggatgttgcagtgagtgggacggggcggcgtgagagcatactgggagaaggaacaagcgtcgggacaagcaagagaagagagaaagaaaacaataaaaaaaattaaaaaagagaaacaaaatattaattaaaaaaatattaaaaaattttaaaaaaaaagagaaaaaaatacagaaaaaaaatacacacaaaaaattaaaaaattaaaaaaaagaagaaggtatGCGTTCAAACTGAAGGGTGCTCTTAAGCCGTATAACAGCCTGGACTTGAGAATGATTCACTATCCTGCTTGAACGTGCGACGCAGCAGCGGAAAGCCAGTACGTTTAAACATCCAAGAGAAAGCAAGATTAATCATAAGCTAGCAAGGCTTTCTTCGACAAAACAAgagtaaggcctaaaaaaaaaataggtgtggttacggtaacccgacctaccctatttttaggggccgaccctataactttttattacatttctaaaaaaaaaataaaaaaatgaaaaatgaaaaactgaaaaaaagacacaaaaaaacacccccgagtgcagaaaacgcaatgaaagcgaaagcgctcgagtcgcacacttatttccctgtcaagtaggtttaatttgtacacattagaaaaaaacgttaaaaaaaagtgattgcctaccttcctaccctattgtttttggctatgttaccgtaaccacacctatttttttgttggcctaagtaAGCTtcactgtaaaaataaaaaaatatttaaaaaaaattaaaaagagcaTTTTGAGACACGGAAAAAAGTCATCAATTTCTTTGTTAAACAGATATGAAAGTAGATAATCAAACGTGTAACACAAAAATACGTGCGTtcaatacaaaaaaaaaggtgAAGAAAGATAGAAATAGACATACCCACCCAGGCACTTTAATCCTACCAGAGCAAAACTTGTGTAGGCAGGCATAGCAGTCAAACATAAACCTAAAATATGAATTAACCTACATTaggcacaaaacaaaacaaaagtctgtttacggtatcccgaccgaccctattttttcgcacgaccctagactttttttttggcatttggggggaaaaatttttttaaaaaaccaagtctttgttttttggcaaaataacttaaaaatatggttttttggggaaaagaaataaataaaaaaatcccgacctaccgcgtaccgaccctattttttttgtgcctatgttactgtaaacagactgtTTTTTGTGCCTCACTGAGGTATATACAAAATGTTATAAACCAATTACTTCAttgcgttaagcaaacaaacaaacaaaattacttCATTATTTTTGGGCTTTTATCAATTCAGCAAATAATAAGATATTACAGTTCAATACTCACCCTCCGCCAGAATGAAGTCACGGACGATGCTTAGTAATCCACGGAGTCATCCAGTAGCGACAAATACAACTGATCCAACTCCAGCCATACCACGCTTGTCACTATACAATCAGTCCCTTCATTTGACAGCAGAGTCACGAAAAGCCACAGCAAAGGGCGAGGGAAAGCCCCTATTCCGGGTAGAAACCGGGAGCTTGGTCATCGTAGAATCACCGCCGTAGTAACCGCATTCCACTAACTCAGTCAAAACCGAAAGCGAGTATACCTTGAGAACAATTTGGGCGTTATTTTTGTTGTAGGTTTTTtccctttcttcttttctgttgcattcttcgccccctggacccccatctgtaaccccccccccccccctagtacttacctagtccggccctgctctgTATCtgagtgtctcccactctctctctctctctctctctctctctctctctctttctctctctctctttggaaTTCCCAGGCTGTTTTAGGTCACGTGGTGAGAAGTTCAGTAAGAGAAGGACGAATCAGATTGTGTATTCCTCAGTGCCACGTTTTCGTTTCATATTCCATGCCTTTCAGTCGCTCCCCTAGTCGTAAACAAGACGCGTGTGGCAATAGTTGTCAATTTCCGCTTGAGTCGATGGCATGATGACCTGTCAAGCCTGAGAACCGTCAGCTGCAATCCCATTGGTCGATGCCACGTTCATTCTGTTTGGCGCGCAAAACTTCCTGGACAGATGATCCGATACGCGACCGCTTTGCAATCTCTGATTCAATCATTCACTCACACTTCTTCCTAgctctgaataaaaaaaataacggtgttttgtgtgtgtgtgtgtgtgtgtgtgtgtgtgtgtgtgtgtgtgtgtgtgtgtgtgtgcactgtgctgtgtgtatgtgtgtgtatgtgtgtgtgtgtgtgtgtgtgtctgcgtctgtgtgttttatttcttcttctcaCAAGACCTGTTTGTCACAATATGCAATAGCGATCTGCCGGGTTATGAAGTGACGGTGAACAAAACAGCTAGTTCCTGATTGTGATACAGTAATCTGAGACGTCAGGTTACGGTGATAACATAAATAGAGCAGCTGTGCAAAACCTCCTATAAAAGAAAAAGCGAGTAAAgaatgttcttcttttctttttctacttttgatttttgatttttttgagaaaatatttttttctttcgttaGGATGAACATTGacctgtttgtttcttctttctttttacgaATCATCTTAATCACGAAacattcccccgaaagcggcgtatggctgcctgaatggcggggtaaaaatggtcatacacgtaaaacccacCTCGTGCAAagccatgagtgaacgtgggagttgcagcccatgaacgaagaagaagaagaagaagaagatcacgAAAAATAGCTCAGGTATAATTACGACAGACAGGCGGCTTTCTTCGTCCTTTAACACAGAAGGAGAGCAAGCAAAGAATATTTTAATAGCGAACCTTTCCTAACAGATAGTACACTGAATTCACGATGACATTACACATTTCATACAGCAAAAGGCTGAAGAAACTTGCCTAACTGAAAGGCAAAATGCTGATTTCACACGATGCAATATCACTGATGATGCCTGCATTATTTCCCCCGCATCCGTGATTTATTTTATCGCACCATTCATCACTTCGCTGCTTTAAATCCAATCTCACAGTTTTCCGCGAAGTTCGCACTCCCACTCCTAAAGAGTAAATCCACTTCCTTGTTCGATAGAGAGCGCGTGAACATTTCAATTGGCCAATCGCTGATCGCCGTGCATTTTTCTGACTATTGTCGAATCTATGCGCGCGCGTGGTCAAGTTGACTTGAAAAAAGTTGTAAATTATTTTGGGGGGGATGGTTgactgtagtgtgtgtgtgtgtgtgtttgtgtgtgtgtgtgtgtttgtgtgtgtgtgtgcgcgtgtgtgcgtgtgtaattgtatgtctctgtgtgtgtgcgtgtgtaattgggtgtctttgtgtgtatgtgtgtgtgagtatgcgtgtgtgtgtgtgtgtgtgtgtgtgagtgaatgtgtgtgtgtgttttattgggTGTGCCTggggtgttagtgtgtgtgtgggtgggtgtgtgtgtttgggtgtgtgtgtttgtcgttTTGTCGTTCCAGCAGTATCTGGAATCAGTGCTATGCATTTTGTGCCAGATAAAAGCGTATGagttacaacacacacacacacacacacacacacacacacaaacacacacccatagacacacacaacaaacaaacacacacacgcacacacacacacacacatgcacacaaaataaaacacacacacacacacacacacagagacacacacacacacacagagacacacacacacacacacgcacacacgcacacactgcacAATATATTTTAGGGGCCTACTATAGAAGTCAATGTCATCGCGCATAAAACTCAAACCGTCTCAAAGTTCAGTTATTTCTTTTGAGcgcaacgagagagagagagagagagagagagagagagagagagagacagacagacagacagacaaacagagggagggagatagagagggagagtaagacagacagagagagagacagagagagagacagagagagacagggacagagacagggagagggaaagggagatggaggccgggagagagagagagggagagatagggacagatagtgggagagagagagaaagagggagagagagggggagaaagagaaacgcaaacacacatacagacacacgcatAAACACGCAATCAcacgatacacacacacacacacacatacacaaacacacacacacacacacacacacacacacacacatatctcccccaccacccccaacACCTACTTATTACTCTGCCAATCAGAGAAACACGACAGTAACCGGACACAAAAAGTAGCGCAGAAAAGATCAAAGTTGAAAGGTCGGAGAGGGCAGAGTGCCACGCAACACTACATGTGGAAGGGAAATCCCCCAGTTCTCCTTCCTTCGCCGGTAAAGGGACGGGTGTGCATGCATATTGGTCCTATAAtagaataataataaaaaatacaataaatTCTCGACCGACTTCGATTGCAAAGTGTTGACGCACAGTCGACGTAACGCAGCTTAGGTATTTGGGATGGGTTGAGGATCTTCTCACTAttagaccaaaaaaaaaagaaggtctgtttacggtaacataggcccaaaaaatagggtcggtaggtcgggatttttttaatttttttttctccaaaaaactatatttttacgttattttgccaaaaaaacaagatttttttttcttttttatttccccaaatgcccaaaaaaagtctagggtcgcgcgaaaaaactagggtcggtcgggttaccgtaaccacacctatttttttggggggccttatTATAGTTTGCTTCAGGTACAGGCATGGTAAATGTGTATGATTTGACATGCCTTGTACAATTTATGATGAGATCTGTCTTTGGTTTTGTCGGTGTGGATtctgtgtatgggggggggggggggggttgtgggggtttgtgtgtgtgtgtgtgtgtgtgtgtgtgtgtgtgtgtgagtgtgtgtgtgtgtgcggcgtgtgtgtgtgtgtgtttgtgtgtcagtttgtgtgtgtgtatgtgtgcgtgtatgtgtgtgcgtgagcgtgcgtgcgtgcgtgcgtgtttgtatatatatggtgGAGGGAGAGGAGGAATACGCGGGGTTGGTGGGTGTGACGGACGGAGGGGGATTCTTTTAcacaaggcaacagagaaattGAAGCGAGGACTGGTGAAATTAGCCGTTTTGTGTTCATGTGCCTGTGGCTTATTATTCATGTCTCAGCGTATGTATGGAATCTGAGCGTGTGCATTGGTACAGATTTCTTGCTGTATAATGTATAACCGTTATAATTCGGTTAGTCCCCTAATTTAGCGAAAGATGTACAAGTGAAAGCAGATTTAATTAAATTGCAAAAATGCTATTTGTCAGCAAGTGTGGAGTTTATATACAtacactcgctctctctctctctctctctctctctctctctcttccccccctctctctctctccccccctctctctgtctctctccctctgtctgtctctctctctctctctctctctctctctctctctctctctctctctctctctctctctctctctctctctctctctctctctctctctctctccatctctctccaaGGCCAAAGGACGATTTCAAATGATATATTTATGTACATTTTGACAGAGTGACATGCAGTCAGACAAGTGCCGACATGTTGACAATGTAACTAAAAAACAGTGTATTTATTTTCAAGGAAATAACAAGTGTTCTTGACAATCAAGCAAAGTTCAGTCAACCGAACAATTCACATCTACAGCATAATGAATCGTCACACGAACAGTCGCGGCTACGGGCTCCCCCTGATCAAGAATAGCGTCACACATTCGTCACAAATTCGAAGAAGCTTTTGCAAGGTAGTAAACTTCGAGGACGTAGAGAGCCATGTCAGTGTGTTAACACTGAGGCGAAATCGTGGTGAAAGGCGATATTTTTGACTTTGATAGTTGATTCATTTCGGAAATTATATTTTCATGTTCAAGGGACAATAACGACAGCCGATGTCTGTCTTCAGAGAGAGTCCATAATTATTTAGGATACTGttcttgaattttacattttaaaCGTCAGAAACTGAAGAAGTATCAGTGTCCTGCAACGGACACATTTTACGTCGTTGACCTACATGCATTCTATCGACAAAGAACTTGTGACGTCAAACATAAGTGACGTCATACATCGGACACCTGCAGGCGATCGTCGTAGGCCGTGGCCAGGTCTTCGTTGTCTGTAGATATCTGAAACCCAGGCAACGACACTAGTACTGTCTCTGTTTTTAATAACTAAAAAAAATGATATTTAAAAAAAGTCGCATAAAGCTAAATCAATACCTTTAACGAGTCAATCTGCCGGTAGCACCGAGACTACTCAGTCTAGTCCGCGTGGCCATGCTTACATGAGCCAACTGAACCCGATTGGCATAAAAACAGATTTTCTTGGTTTTCTAGTAAATTTctgtgaatcgctctacacacacacagacaaacacacacacacacacacacacacacacactcttacacaaacacacacacacaagcacacacacgcacgtacgcacgcacgcacgcacgcacacatacacacacacacacacacaaacacacattcacgcacacacacttactaaatcacacacaaattgcATATGTCATCTAACAGAAactttaaaacaattttataattTCACATACATGTGTTAGATGACGAAGCTGATTTAAGTCAAACCCCGAAGTTAGTCTGTGGAATAAATTCATAACAAAACTTACCTCATCAGATGAGAGCTGCGTTTCAAGGTCCATACTCCCGCTCACGAAGTTCAGCGGTTGCTGTTGCGTCATGCCGGATGACGTCACCGCGGACAAACCATTCTCCTCTCTTCTGGCGTTCACTGGCACGTTTCGCGTACCATTCTCAGCAGACGATGTGACTTTTTCAGGGCTCAAAGTTTTCAGGCTTCTTTGATTGGCAGTAGGCTGGCCTCCGTTTGCGTTTCTGCCGCCCTCCGAAGGAGTCCTGTTAACCAGTCTTGTGGAGTTCTGTGCTTGTTTTGAAATGCCATTGGCAATGTTATCGGACTGTTCGCAGCCACCTCCATAGCCTCTGTGACTCGGAATGTGACTCGGAACATCAACTTCTGAATTGGGGCATGTGGGCAGAGCGTTTTTAGAAAGCCCGCGCAAGTTTTGAGCCGCATTTGTAGAATTGTCATTGTTTACAGCCGACCGCCCAGAGAAAACCCCGGCATGTTTCGTATTAGTGGTGGCTTCTCCAAGCGCAGCCCCTTTTGGACTCGTAACATTTCCATCAGCTTTTGGATGAAATCCCTGGTTCGTTTCGCTGCCTCCGCCAGGCACACTTCTCGCTGTTGACCGAGAAGTGGTCACGTGTGGGTCACGTGTTCTTCCGACTTCCGGTGGCATACCTCTGCGCTGTCGAGAATCTGCTTTCTGGTCAGCTGCAGGGCCTGGAAGATGAGTCTCTTCTCCCAGGACGTCGAAGGGACGAGACAGAGCTCCATTTGCGGAGGGTGTCAGCCCATTTGTTGCAGACTTGGCAAAGTTTTCGTCACGGTCTTTACTTGGCAATAGCTCATTGTTTGCTCTTGGGAGTCGTGAGTTGACAAATCTCAGTTGACCCGCAGGCTTGGGCAGCTGGTGCTCTCCCCTTTCTGCCGCGTCTTTAGAAAAGCGCCTAACTCCTGGTCGAAGCTGGCCTTCTTTACTTGTGAAAACTGGACTGCCACTACCCCTGCCTCTGCCTAAAGTGGAGATCCCAGGGTAGCCCGGGCTCTCAGTATTCATCATCTTCGAACTCTGCTTAGCCCCATCCAAGTCCTGGCCAGTACCAGGTTTTCCAGAAAAGTTCGGATTCGGCTCTCCCTCTTGCATTCTGGAATGAACACCCTGCCCCGTGTTCGCCAAGTTTCTCCCGAAACCCGGTGTTGTCGAGAAACCAGGATATCGGACCTGAACTCCACCACCGTACGGAACTCCTGCGTTTTCTTGATCGGAAGAATTCACCATCTTCCCTGCTGGATGGTGGGTGCTCGGGAAACCTCCTGGTGAGATCGCCGAAGAACTGGTTTGACGAAACTCGGATCCCATTTCGTTGGCGGGAAATCCgcctgatgatgatgatctcgCTGCAGGCACTGAAGAAGCACCTGTCGGTACAGAGAGCGCTGTTTCGTT from Littorina saxatilis isolate snail1 linkage group LG7, US_GU_Lsax_2.0, whole genome shotgun sequence carries:
- the LOC138972063 gene encoding uncharacterized protein, which produces MLLCCPLKVHLQVPRPPPDSPRSKVARSEPPRERSAFTAVVSISGTSVSSKTTTTSSPASSVKNYHPERRSGLMTQPRRLAANRDGPASGSPRASKTVHPPSPSSEERNTSPEKPSSPRIQARGLGPYETQQREGRRVSNGTAGHLYTDRHTQPTDEGNAYGDQQREGRRVSDGTAGHLYTDRLTQPTDEGNTYETQQRKERRVSDGTAGHLYTDRQNQQTDEGNVYAKVVKTGAVVVPVLRQPSDRSSEEYPGSVPTSVPHDQRSTTVPPGRSFVVNPSNETALSVPTGASSVPAARSSSSGGFPANEMGSEFRQTSSSAISPGGFPSTHHPAGKMVNSSDQENAGVPYGGGVQVRYPGFSTTPGFGRNLANTGQGVHSRMQEGEPNPNFSGKPGTGQDLDGAKQSSKMMNTESPGYPGISTLGRGRGSGSPVFTSKEGQLRPGVRRFSKDAAERGEHQLPKPAGQLRFVNSRLPRANNELLPSKDRDENFAKSATNGLTPSANGALSRPFDVLGEETHLPGPAADQKADSRQRRGMPPEVGRTRDPHVTTSRSTARSVPGGGSETNQGFHPKADGNVTSPKGAALGEATTNTKHAGVFSGRSAVNNDNSTNAAQNLRGLSKNALPTCPNSEVDVPSHIPSHRGYGGGCEQSDNIANGISKQAQNSTRLVNRTPSEGGRNANGGQPTANQRSLKTLSPEKVTSSAENGTRNVPVNARREENGLSAVTSSGMTQQQPLNFVSGSMDLETQLSSDEISTDNEDLATAYDDRLQVSDV